One window of Flavobacterium ammonificans genomic DNA carries:
- a CDS encoding ExbD/TolR family protein produces MSIKRKRRFHAEVATSSLSDIMFFLLLFFLIISTLANPNVIKMTLPKAQANEKTNKQFISLSVTEDKQFYIDKEPVTFEALESTLMSKMNAQKDQTVVVRIPFNLQVQDLVDVLQIGVRNNLKFVIATSPK; encoded by the coding sequence GACTTCGTCACTGAGTGATATTATGTTTTTTTTATTGTTGTTTTTTCTAATCATTTCTACACTAGCCAATCCTAATGTAATTAAAATGACTTTGCCGAAAGCACAAGCGAACGAAAAGACAAACAAACAATTCATTAGCTTATCTGTTACAGAAGATAAGCAGTTTTATATCGATAAAGAGCCGGTTACTTTTGAGGCATTAGAGAGTACACTTATGTCTAAGATGAACGCTCAAAAAGACCAAACGGTTGTGGTGCGAATTCCGTTTAATTTGCAAGTACAAGATTTAGTGGATGTATTGCAAATTGGGGTTAGAAATAATTTGAAATTTGTAATTGCTACGAGTCCTAAGTAG
- a CDS encoding energy transducer TonB family protein, whose protein sequence is MGFTPSTDQKKSLAFSLLIYAAMLLILFFIRFWPPSNLAELTGGGGGGVSVNFGDSDLGSGSNFESEVLEVQNRTKETPTTTSSEEAIISQENSTEESVVIPKKEKTEKKPTVVKDEAKPEVIKPKIANTTNDALSSLLKGSNKGGDGDDKTAGNKGKSNGSLTAASYYGNGGSGGGTGGGNGTGNGIGNGSGYGAGSGGGSGNGNGGGYSLGNRKAISKPAPKYTCNEEGKVVVEVSVDRTGRTISAIAGIKGTTNTAKCLLDQAKLAAMNTKWDASSDAPEKQVGKIVYNFNLN, encoded by the coding sequence ATGGGTTTTACTCCTTCGACAGATCAAAAAAAGTCATTAGCATTTTCGTTGCTAATTTATGCAGCCATGTTGTTGATTTTATTTTTTATCCGATTTTGGCCACCTTCTAATTTGGCAGAGCTTACTGGTGGTGGAGGCGGTGGTGTTTCTGTTAATTTTGGAGACAGTGATTTGGGTTCGGGTAGTAATTTTGAAAGTGAAGTACTAGAAGTTCAGAATCGAACAAAAGAAACTCCAACAACTACTAGTTCAGAGGAAGCAATTATTTCCCAAGAAAATAGTACTGAAGAAAGCGTTGTGATTCCGAAAAAAGAAAAAACGGAGAAAAAACCAACTGTCGTTAAAGACGAAGCAAAACCTGAAGTAATAAAACCCAAAATCGCTAACACTACTAATGATGCCTTATCAAGTCTATTAAAAGGATCAAACAAGGGAGGTGACGGAGACGACAAAACTGCTGGTAATAAAGGAAAGTCTAATGGTAGTTTAACAGCCGCTAGTTATTATGGCAATGGTGGTTCCGGTGGCGGAACTGGTGGTGGTAATGGAACTGGAAACGGAATAGGCAATGGAAGCGGATACGGAGCAGGTTCGGGCGGTGGATCAGGCAATGGTAATGGAGGAGGTTATTCTTTAGGTAATCGGAAAGCAATATCAAAACCGGCACCTAAATATACCTGTAATGAGGAAGGAAAAGTAGTTGTAGAAGTTTCAGTTGATAGAACCGGAAGAACCATCAGCGCAATAGCAGGAATTAAGGGGACAACAAATACTGCCAAATGTTTGCTAGATCAAGCCAAATTGGCCGCAATGAATACCAAATGGGATGCTAGTAGTGATGCCCCTGAAAAACAAGTGGGGAAAATTGTGTATAATTTCAATTTGAATTGA